A single window of Gossypium hirsutum isolate 1008001.06 chromosome A10, Gossypium_hirsutum_v2.1, whole genome shotgun sequence DNA harbors:
- the LOC107897681 gene encoding EPIDERMAL PATTERNING FACTOR-like protein 5, whose product MGVSHHHRQHTAAALAFLLFASVITLSRFGSGFQEREGSKKRSGSGVLDRFIAQKRLSGPGSSPPSCRSKCGNCSPCKPVHVPIQPGFSMPLEYYPEAWRCKCGNKLFMP is encoded by the exons ATGGGCGTATCCCACCACCATCGCCAACACACAGCTGCTGCCTTGGCCTTTCTCTTATTTGCTTCTGTCATTACTCTTTCTCGATTCG GCAGCGGGTTCCAGGAGAGGGAAGGAAGTAAGAAGAGAAGCGGGTCAGGGGTGTTAGATCGGTTCATTGCTCAGAAACGACTCAGTGGACCTGGTTCTTCACCACCTTCCTGTAGATCCAAGTGTGGAAACTGCTCACCTTGTAAACCAGTTCACGTTCCAATTCAACCAGGGTTTAGTATGCCACTTGAGTACTACCCCGAAGCTTGGCGTTGCAAGTGTGGCAACAAGCTTTTCATGccctaa